The following proteins come from a genomic window of Henningerozyma blattae CBS 6284 chromosome 4, complete genome:
- the AAH1 gene encoding adenine deaminase (similar to Saccharomyces cerevisiae AAH1 (YNL141W); ancestral locus Anc_2.104) produces the protein MPVPVDFIKELPKCEHHMHLEGSLEPDLLFPLARRNNITLPDTFPKTIPQLNAKYKQFKDLQDFLDYYYIGTNVLINEIDFFELAMAYFKKINKQNVIHAELFFDPQSHTSRGIPLETVIKGFKKACTKAERDFKITSSLTMCLLRHTHPDECLQLIKDSKKYLTDGTINGLGLDSAEKPFPPDMFVECFSLAKSYNKHLNLTAHAGEEGPASYVSDSLDLLQVTRIDHGINSVQDTELLERLAKEKVLLTVCPLSNVKLNVIKKVDELPLDILLSYGNPFSLNSDDPAYFGGYIEDNYLAVHKAFPNWGYFTWGQIVKNGINTSWISKTKKEELCDKVEAIVAKWVNKISDAYAASHA, from the coding sequence ATGCCAGTTCCAGTAGATTTCATTAAAGAATTGCCAAAATGTGAGCACCATATGCATTTAGAAGGTTCCCTAGAGCCTGATTTATTGTTCCCATTGGctagaagaaataatattacattGCCTGACACTTTCCCTAAAACTATCCCACAATTAAATGCCAAATACAAACAATTCAAAGATCTTCAAGACTTTTTGGATTACTATTACATTGGTACAAATGTCTTGATcaatgaaattgatttcTTTGAATTAGCCATGGCATACTTTAAGAAGATAAATAAGCAAAATGTGATTCATgctgaattatttttcgaTCCACAATCACATACTTCAAGAGGCATTCCATTGGAAACCGTTATTAAAGGGTTCAAAAAGGCATGTACAAAGGCAGAAAGAGATTTCAAAATCACATCCAGTTTGACTATGTGTTTATTAAGACATACCCACCCAGATGAATGTTTGCAATTGATTAAAGATTctaagaaatatttgacCGATGGTACAATTAATGGTCTTGGTTTAGATTCCGCAGAAAAACCATTTCCTCCAGATATGTTTGTCGAATGTTTCTCTTTGGCCAAATCTTACAATaaacatttaaatttaacagCCCATGCAGGTGAAGAAGGTCCAGCTTCTTACGTATCAGATTCGTTAGATCTGTTGCAAGTCACAAGAATTGATCATGGGATCAACTCTGTGCAAGATACAGAACTATTGGAAAGATTGGCCAAAGaaaaagttttattaaCTGTTTGTCCTCTATCAAACGTTAAATTAAATGTCATTAAGAAAGTTGATGAGTTACCTTTGGATATCTTATTAAGCTATGGTAATCCTTTCTCACTAAATTCTGATGATCCTGCTTATTTTGGTGGTTACATTGAAGATAATTATTTGGCCGTTCATAAAGCTTTTCCAAACTGGGGCTATTTCACATGGGGCCAAATAGTTAAAAATGGTATTAATACCTCATGGATCTCCAAAActaaaaaagaagaattatgTGATAAAGTTGAAGCTATTGTAGCTAAATGGGTCAATAAGATTAGTGATGCTTATGCTGCTAGTCATGCTTAA
- the YCK2 gene encoding serine/threonine protein kinase YCK2 (similar to Saccharomyces cerevisiae YCK1 (YHR135C) and YCK2 (YNL154C); ancestral locus Anc_2.105) yields the protein MNTATSTPLGGAMSATVPPTNVNVNATANNANSPNANSSTLNPNALTSNSTAQNTNSATRDDSTIVGLHYKIGKKIGEGSFGVLFEGTNMINGLPVAIKFEPRKTEAPQLKDEYRTYKILAGTKGIPLAYYFGQEGLHNILVIDLLGPSLEDLFDWCNRRFSIKTVVQVAVQMISLIEDVHNHDLIYRDIKPDNFLIGRPGQPDENHIHLIDFGMAKQYRDPKTKQHIPYREKKSLSGTARYMSINTHLGREQSRRDDMEALGHVFFYFLRGQLPWQGLKAPNNKQKYEKIGEKKRSTNVYDLSQGLPIQFGRYLEIVRNLSFEETPDYEGYRRLLLSSLDDIHQSPDSQYDWMKLNGGRGWDLAINKKPNLHGYGHPNPPNEKSKRHRNKMHNQQAAQAAQAQQAQQAQLQQAQQHQAQLQQAQQAQQQAQQGQLNNNINNINNTGDYDINDLQQPKLDPTSYEAYQQQTQQKYAQQQAATNNNQHHHHHTTQQNANANNLQNQNNQQQTVYNYQKQPTTSNVQNNPMNNTTNHHQNPNVNQNKVSQDGDSIESKKGFFGKLGCC from the coding sequence ATGAATACCGCTACCTCTACCCCTCTCGGTGGTGCGATGTCTGCCACCGTCCCCCCAACTAATGTTAATGTAAATGCTACTGCCAATAATGCTAACAGCCCAAATGCTAATTCATCCACTTTAAACCCAAACGCTTTGACTAGCAATTCAACTGCACAAAACACAAATAGTGCCACCAGAGACGATTCAACAATTGTTGGGCTTCATTATAAGAtaggtaaaaaaattggtgAGGGGTCCTTTGGTGTTTTATTCGAAGGTACTAATATGATTAATGGATTACCTGTagcaattaaatttgaGCCAAGGAAAACAGAAGCTCCCCAATTGAAAGATGAATATAGAActtataaaatattggcGGGCACTAAAGGTATACCATTAGCATATTATTTTGGTCAGGAAGGCTTGCATAATATCTTGGTCATTGACTTATTAGGTCCTTCGTTGgaagatttatttgattggTGTAATAGAAGATTCTCTATCAAAACTGTTGTTCAAGTTGCAGTCCAGATGATTTCTTTAATCGAAGATGTTCATAACcatgatttaatttatagAGATATTAAACCAGACAACTTCTTAATTGGCAGACCTGGCCAACCAGATGAAAATCATATTCATTTGATCGATTTCGGTATGGCAAAACAATATAGAGATCCAAAGACCAAACAACATATCCCATacagagaaaaaaaatcctTGAGTGGGACTGCAAGATATATGTCTATAAATACTCATTTGGGTAGAGAACAATCAAGAAGAGACGATATGGAAGCTCTTGGCCATGtcttcttttatttcttaaGAGGTCAATTACCATGGCAAGGTTTAAAGGcaccaaataataaacaaaaatatgaaaagattggtgaaaagaaaagatcAACAAATGTTTATGATTTATCCCAAGGTTTACCAATTCAATTCGGTCGTTATTTAGAAATCGTGAGAAATCTATCCTTTGAAGAAACTCCCGATTATGAAGGTTATAgaagattattattgtcTTCATTGGATGATATTCATCAATCCCCTGATAGCCAATATGATTGGATGAAATTGAATGGTGGTAGAGGTTGGGATTTGgctattaataaaaagcCAAATCTACATGGTTATGGTCATCCAAATCCaccaaatgaaaaatcGAAGAGACACAGAAATAAAATGCATAATCAACAAGCTGCTCAAGCCGCACAAGCGCAACAAGCTCAACAAGCCCAGTTACAACAAGCTCAGCAACATCAAGCTCAACTACAACAGGCTCAACAAGCTCAACAACAAGCTCAACAAGgtcaattgaataataatattaataatataaataacaCTGGCGATTATGATATAAATGATCTACAGCAACCTAAATTAGATCCAACTTCATATGAAGCTTATCAACAACAAACACAGCAGAAATATGCTCAACAGCAAGCtgctactaataataaccaacaccatcatcatcacACTACTCAACAAAATGCTAACGCTAATAACTTACAAAACCAAAATAACCAACAACAAACTGTAtacaattatcaaaaacaaCCAACAACTTCAAATGTTCAAAATAATCCAATGAACAATACCACTAATCATCATCAGAATCCAAACGTTAACCAAAACAAAGTAAGTCAAGATGGCGattcaattgaatcaaAGAAGGGGTTCTTTGGAAAACTAGGTTGTTGTTAG